The Thermobispora bispora DSM 43833 genome window below encodes:
- a CDS encoding ATP-binding protein has protein sequence MASELVTNAIKASGWTPPGDDAAAPAAAVPQAHGTIWIGVYRSLYDVVVEVWDPSREPRILTPDFDDDHGRGLWLVSQAVRRWGYRRPVTGGKWVWAAIAAD, from the coding sequence GTGGCGAGCGAACTGGTGACGAACGCGATCAAGGCGAGCGGGTGGACGCCGCCCGGCGACGACGCGGCCGCCCCCGCGGCCGCCGTACCGCAGGCGCACGGCACCATCTGGATCGGCGTGTATCGGTCCCTGTACGACGTGGTCGTCGAGGTGTGGGACCCCAGCCGGGAGCCGCGCATCCTCACCCCGGACTTCGACGACGACCACGGACGCGGCTTGTGGCTGGTCAGCCAGGCGGTGCGGCGCTGGGGCTACCGCCGCCCGGTGACCGGCGGGAAGTGGGTGTGGGCCGCGATCGCCGCCGACTGA
- a CDS encoding cobalt-precorrin-6A reductase, with product MRRILILGGTAEARALADTLVARGVHVITSLAGRVANPRLPAGEVRQGGFGGPDGLAAWLRAERIAAVVDATHPFAARMTAAAAEAAARTGVPLLVLRRPGWREGPGDRWERVPSLQEAAARLAPGSRTFLTTGRRSLPVFVPRADVWFLARSVDPPEPPIPPNVEVVLDRGPFTVENERELIRRHRLDTLVTKDSGGPMTAAKLTAARELGLRVLMVDRPAPPAGVPTADTVEAALAWVLGRS from the coding sequence GTGCGCCGGATCCTGATCCTCGGCGGCACGGCCGAGGCCCGCGCCCTCGCCGACACGCTCGTCGCCCGCGGCGTGCACGTGATCACCTCGCTCGCCGGCCGCGTGGCGAACCCGCGCCTCCCGGCCGGCGAGGTACGGCAGGGCGGCTTCGGCGGCCCGGACGGCCTCGCCGCCTGGCTGCGCGCCGAGCGCATCGCCGCCGTGGTCGACGCCACCCACCCGTTCGCGGCCCGGATGACCGCCGCGGCGGCCGAGGCCGCGGCGCGCACCGGCGTGCCGCTGCTCGTGCTGCGCCGGCCCGGCTGGCGGGAGGGCCCCGGCGACCGCTGGGAACGGGTGCCCTCGCTGCAGGAGGCCGCGGCCCGCCTCGCGCCCGGCAGCCGGACATTCCTCACCACGGGCCGCCGCAGCCTGCCGGTCTTCGTCCCGCGGGCCGACGTGTGGTTCCTGGCCCGCTCGGTCGACCCACCCGAGCCGCCGATCCCCCCGAACGTCGAGGTCGTCCTCGACCGCGGGCCGTTCACCGTGGAGAACGAGCGCGAGCTGATCCGCCGCCACCGCCTCGACACCCTGGTCACCAAGGACAGCGGCGGGCCGATGACCGCCGCCAAGCTCACCGCCGCCCGGGAGCTCGGCCTGCGCGTGCTCATGGTCGACCGCCCCGCCCCGCCCGCGGGCGTGCCCACCGCCGACACGGTCGAGGCCGCCCTCGCCTGGGTCCTGGGCCGGTCCTGA
- the cobM gene encoding precorrin-4 C(11)-methyltransferase: MTVYFIGAGPGAADLITVRGLRLLRSAPVCLYAGSLVPRELLAECPPDARLVDTANLTLDQIIDEIAAAHARGQDVARLHSGDPSIFSAVAEQMRRLDALGVPYEIVPGVPAFAAAAAALRRELTVPGVAQTVILTRTAARATPMPPGEDLATLGASRSTIVLHLAVQRIDAVVAELLPNYGPDCPVAVVAYASRDDERILRGTLADIAAKVREAGVRRTAVIIVGRALTAAEFPDSHLYSPARERPCAGS; this comes from the coding sequence ATGACCGTGTACTTCATCGGCGCCGGTCCCGGCGCCGCCGACCTGATCACCGTGCGCGGCCTGCGGCTGCTGCGGTCCGCGCCGGTCTGCCTGTACGCGGGCTCGCTCGTGCCGCGCGAGCTGCTCGCCGAGTGCCCGCCGGACGCCCGGCTGGTGGACACCGCGAACCTCACGCTCGACCAGATCATCGACGAGATCGCCGCGGCCCACGCCCGCGGCCAGGACGTGGCCCGGCTGCACTCCGGCGACCCGTCGATCTTCAGCGCGGTCGCCGAGCAGATGCGCCGCCTCGACGCGCTCGGCGTGCCGTACGAGATCGTCCCCGGCGTCCCGGCGTTCGCCGCCGCCGCGGCCGCGCTGCGCCGCGAGCTCACCGTGCCCGGCGTCGCTCAGACGGTGATCCTCACCCGCACCGCCGCCCGCGCCACGCCGATGCCGCCGGGCGAGGACCTCGCCACGCTCGGCGCGAGCCGCTCCACGATCGTGCTCCACCTCGCGGTGCAGCGCATCGACGCGGTCGTGGCCGAGCTGCTGCCGAACTACGGCCCGGACTGCCCGGTCGCCGTGGTCGCGTACGCCTCCCGCGACGACGAGCGGATCCTGCGCGGCACGCTCGCCGACATCGCCGCCAAGGTCCGCGAGGCGGGCGTGCGCCGTACCGCGGTGATCATCGTCGGGCGGGCGCTCACCGCGGCCGAGTTCCCCGACAGCCACCTCTACAGCCCGGCCCGGGAGCGCCCGTGCGCCGGATCCTGA